In Ovis canadensis isolate MfBH-ARS-UI-01 breed Bighorn chromosome 3, ARS-UI_OviCan_v2, whole genome shotgun sequence, one DNA window encodes the following:
- the DENND6B gene encoding protein DENND6B isoform X15, translated as MDLGAGAGAGPKPARGRLGAPSSGMRAPGTPWARFSAWLECVCVVTFDLELGQALELVYPSDFQLTDKEKSSICYLSFPDSHSGCLGDTQFSFRIRQCGGQRRPGHAGEKHGDSGAPASLQREPAHYFGYVYFRQVKDSSVKRGYFQKSLVLLSRLPFVRLFQALLGLVAPEFFDKLAPCLEAVCNEIDQWPAPAPGRTLSLPVMGVVLQVHIPSRADTPEPGPPEPSGHETLLPAPVVLPSVHELDLFRCFRPVLAHVQLLWELMLLGEPLLVLAPSPAVSSEMVLALTSCLQPLKFCCDYRPYFTIHDSEFKEFTTRTQAPPNVVLGVTNPFFIKTLQHWPHILRVGEPKTSGDLPKQVKLKKPSRLKTLDTKPGPCSSSPPGTQRQALGAGRGGQWGWHSQRGCPHPQSRARGPLPSPGLYTAYTAHLHRDKALFRRLLKVPLGVGCSPWEGDPGLALWLSPGNSQGLQKKRPSDVQTAVLRRHLLELTQSFIIPLEHYMASLMPLQKGIVPWKTPPQIRPFRQDDFLHNLERSGPQLTCVLKGDWLGLYRRFFKSPHFDGWYRQRRREMAQKLEALHLEAICEANIELWMKDKSEVEVVDLILKLRERLVRAQGHQLPVKEATLKRARLYIDTAIGSLPKDLQAVLCPP; from the exons ATGGACCTGGGGGCCGGGGCCGGCGCCGGGCCGAAGCCGGCTCGCGGCCGCCTCGGCGCGCCGTCGTCCGGGATGCGGGCCCCGGGGACGCCCTGGGCACGCTTCTCGGCCTGGCTGGAGTGCGTGTGCGTGGTCACCTTCGACCTGGAGCTGGGCCAGGCGCTGGAG CTGGTGTACCCCAGTGACTTCCAGCTCACGGACAAGGAG AAAAGCAGCATCTGCTACCTGTCCTTTCCCGACTCCCACTCAG GCTGCCTTGGGGACACGCAGTTCAGCTTTCGTATCCGTCAGTGTGGAGGGCAGAGGCGCCCCGGGCACGCGGGTGAGAAGCACGGCGACAGTGGGGCCCCTGCGTCACTTCAG AGGGAGCCTGCACACTACTTTGGCTACGTGTACTTCAGGCAGGTGAAGGACAGCTCCGTGAAGCGGGGCTACTTCCAGAAG TCGCTGGTGCTGCTGTCCCGCCTGCCCTTCGTCCGGCTGTTCCAGGCGCTGCTGGGCCTGGTGGCCCCCGAGTTCTTCGACAAGCTGGCGCCCTGCCTGGAAGCAG TCTGCAACGAGATTGACCAGTGGCCGGCCCCCGCACCGGGGCGGACCCTGAGCCTGCCCGTCATGGGAGTCGTCCTCCAG GTGCACATCCCATCGAGAGCGGACACGCCTGAGCCCGGGCCTCCGGAGCCCAGCGGCCACGAG ACCCTGCTGCCAGCCCCAGTGGTCCTCCCCAGTGTCCACGAGCTGGACCTGTTCAG gtgCTTCCGGCCCGTGCTGGCCCACGTGCAGCTGCTGTGGGAGCTGATGCTCCTCGGGGAGCCCCTGCTGGTCCTGGCGCCCTCGCCCGCCGTGTCCTCAGAAATGGTCCTGGCGCTGACCAG CTGCCTGCAGCCCCTCAAGTTCTGCTGCGATTACCGCCCCTACTTCACCATCCATGACAGCGAGTTCAAGGAGTTCACCACGCGCACACAGGCCCC accAAACGTGGTCCTGGGAGTCACAAACCCTTTCTTTATCAAAACACTTCAGCACTGGCCCCACATTCTCCGAGTTGGGGAGCCCAAGACATCAG gggaccttcccaagcaGGTCAAACTGAAAAAGCCCTCGAGGCTGAAGACCCTGGACACGAAGCCAGGTCCGtgttcctcttctcctcccgggACCCAGAGACAGGCCTTGGGGGCGGGCAGGGGCGGGCAGTGGGGCTGGCACAGCCAGAGGgggtgcccccacccccagagcagaGCACGtggccctctgccctccccaggcCTCTACACCGCATACACGGCCCACCTCCACCGAGACAAGGCCTTGTTCAGACGGCTGCTGAAGGTACcgctgggggtggggtgctccCCATGGGAGGGGGACCCAGGCCTGGCACTTTGGCTCAGCCCTGGCAACTCCCAGGGCCTGCAGAAGAAGCGGCCGTCGGATGTGCAGACGGCGGTGCTGAGGCGGCACCTCTTGGAGCTCACTCAGAGCTTCATCATCCCTCTG GAGCACTACATGGCCAGCCTCATGCCGCTGCAGAAGGGCATCGTGCCCTGGAAG ACTCCTCCCCAGATCCGCCCCTTCCGCCAGGATGACTTCCTGCACAACCTGGAGCGATCGGGGCCCCAGCTCACCTGTGTCCTCAAGGGCGACTGGCTGGGCCTTTACAG GCGGTTTTTCAAGTCCCCCCATTTTGACGGGTGGTATCGGCAGCGGCGCAGGGAGATGGCCCAGAAGCTTGAGGCCCTTCACCTCGAGGCCATCTGTGAGGCG AACATCGAGCTCTGGATGAAGGACAAGTCCGAGGTGGAGGTCGTGGATCTGATCCTAAAACTTCGGGAGAGGCTG GTTCGGGCACAGGGCCACCAGCTGCCTGTGAAGGAGGCGACCCTGAAGCGGGCACGGCTGTACATCGACACGGCCATCGGCTCCCTGCCCAAGGACCTGCAGGCCGTCCTGTGCCCTCCCTAG
- the DENND6B gene encoding protein DENND6B isoform X7 has protein sequence MDLGAGAGAGPKPARGRLGAPSSGMRAPGTPWARFSAWLECVCVVTFDLELGQALELVYPSDFQLTDKEKSSICYLSFPDSHSGCLGDTQFSFRIRQCGGQRRPGHAGEKHGDSGAPASLQREPAHYFGYVYFRQVKDSSVKRGYFQKVSPGVAPLGAGGSCHQKGLTALGSGASRSTPSSAALGTWCWAEPTTTQAGVWALWRPCLALPGPQPCPAQAPCPSLNWDVGGAPHHHLDDFSLELRNQSRRRLNPRETLPESWPRAFPKGLGSSSLCCGGGLLVPRQAVPETAILESRWDALPRQPWRAGPPTGWGGVSPAPGSLQSLVLLSRLPFVRLFQALLGLVAPEFFDKLAPCLEAVCNEIDQWPAPAPGRTLSLPVMGVVLQVHIPSRADTPEPGPPEPSGHETLLPAPVVLPSVHELDLFRCFRPVLAHVQLLWELMLLGEPLLVLAPSPAVSSEMVLALTSCLQPLKFCCDYRPYFTIHDSEFKEFTTRTQAPPNVVLGVTNPFFIKTLQHWPHILRVGEPKTSGDLPKQVKLKKPSRLKTLDTKPGPCSSSPPGTQRQALGAGRGGQWGWHSQRGCPHPQSRARGPLPSPGLYTAYTAHLHRDKALFRRLLKGLQKKRPSDVQTAVLRRHLLELTQSFIIPLEHYMASLMPLQKGIVPWKTPPQIRPFRQDDFLHNLERSGPQLTCVLKGDWLGLYRRFFKSPHFDGWYRQRRREMAQKLEALHLEAICEANIELWMKDKSEVEVVDLILKLRERLVRAQGHQLPVKEATLKRARLYIDTAIGSLPKDLQAVLCPP, from the exons ATGGACCTGGGGGCCGGGGCCGGCGCCGGGCCGAAGCCGGCTCGCGGCCGCCTCGGCGCGCCGTCGTCCGGGATGCGGGCCCCGGGGACGCCCTGGGCACGCTTCTCGGCCTGGCTGGAGTGCGTGTGCGTGGTCACCTTCGACCTGGAGCTGGGCCAGGCGCTGGAG CTGGTGTACCCCAGTGACTTCCAGCTCACGGACAAGGAG AAAAGCAGCATCTGCTACCTGTCCTTTCCCGACTCCCACTCAG GCTGCCTTGGGGACACGCAGTTCAGCTTTCGTATCCGTCAGTGTGGAGGGCAGAGGCGCCCCGGGCACGCGGGTGAGAAGCACGGCGACAGTGGGGCCCCTGCGTCACTTCAG AGGGAGCCTGCACACTACTTTGGCTACGTGTACTTCAGGCAGGTGAAGGACAGCTCCGTGAAGCGGGGCTACTTCCAGAAGGTGAGCCCCGGGGTGGCTCCTCTGGGAGCTGGGGGCAGCTGCCATCAGAAGGGACTGACGGCCTTGGGGTCCGGAGCCTCCAGGAGCACCCCCTCCTCTGCAGCCCTGGGCACTTGGTGCTGGGCTGAGCCCACCACCACTCAGGCCGGGGTGTGGGCTCTGTGGAGGCCCTGCCTCGCCCTGCCCGGCCCGCAGCCTTGTCCGGcccaggctccctgcccctccctgaaCTGGGATGTGGGTGGGGCGCCTCATCACCATCTTGATGACTTCAGTCTTGAGCTCAGGAACCAGAGCAGAAGGCGCTTGAATCCCAGGGAGACCCTCCCAGAATCTTGGCCACGTGCCTTTCCCAAAGGCCTGGGCTCCAGCTCGCTCTGCTGTGGTGGTGGTCTTCTAGTCCCTCGTCAGGCTGTTCCTGAGACAGCCATCCTAGAAAGCCGGTGGGACGCCCTGCCCCGGCAGCCCTGGAGAGCCGGGCCCCCCACAGGCTGGGGCGGCGTCTCACCGGCCCCGGGGTCCCTGCAGTCGCTGGTGCTGCTGTCCCGCCTGCCCTTCGTCCGGCTGTTCCAGGCGCTGCTGGGCCTGGTGGCCCCCGAGTTCTTCGACAAGCTGGCGCCCTGCCTGGAAGCAG TCTGCAACGAGATTGACCAGTGGCCGGCCCCCGCACCGGGGCGGACCCTGAGCCTGCCCGTCATGGGAGTCGTCCTCCAG GTGCACATCCCATCGAGAGCGGACACGCCTGAGCCCGGGCCTCCGGAGCCCAGCGGCCACGAG ACCCTGCTGCCAGCCCCAGTGGTCCTCCCCAGTGTCCACGAGCTGGACCTGTTCAG gtgCTTCCGGCCCGTGCTGGCCCACGTGCAGCTGCTGTGGGAGCTGATGCTCCTCGGGGAGCCCCTGCTGGTCCTGGCGCCCTCGCCCGCCGTGTCCTCAGAAATGGTCCTGGCGCTGACCAG CTGCCTGCAGCCCCTCAAGTTCTGCTGCGATTACCGCCCCTACTTCACCATCCATGACAGCGAGTTCAAGGAGTTCACCACGCGCACACAGGCCCC accAAACGTGGTCCTGGGAGTCACAAACCCTTTCTTTATCAAAACACTTCAGCACTGGCCCCACATTCTCCGAGTTGGGGAGCCCAAGACATCAG gggaccttcccaagcaGGTCAAACTGAAAAAGCCCTCGAGGCTGAAGACCCTGGACACGAAGCCAGGTCCGtgttcctcttctcctcccgggACCCAGAGACAGGCCTTGGGGGCGGGCAGGGGCGGGCAGTGGGGCTGGCACAGCCAGAGGgggtgcccccacccccagagcagaGCACGtggccctctgccctccccaggcCTCTACACCGCATACACGGCCCACCTCCACCGAGACAAGGCCTTGTTCAGACGGCTGCTGAAG GGCCTGCAGAAGAAGCGGCCGTCGGATGTGCAGACGGCGGTGCTGAGGCGGCACCTCTTGGAGCTCACTCAGAGCTTCATCATCCCTCTG GAGCACTACATGGCCAGCCTCATGCCGCTGCAGAAGGGCATCGTGCCCTGGAAG ACTCCTCCCCAGATCCGCCCCTTCCGCCAGGATGACTTCCTGCACAACCTGGAGCGATCGGGGCCCCAGCTCACCTGTGTCCTCAAGGGCGACTGGCTGGGCCTTTACAG GCGGTTTTTCAAGTCCCCCCATTTTGACGGGTGGTATCGGCAGCGGCGCAGGGAGATGGCCCAGAAGCTTGAGGCCCTTCACCTCGAGGCCATCTGTGAGGCG AACATCGAGCTCTGGATGAAGGACAAGTCCGAGGTGGAGGTCGTGGATCTGATCCTAAAACTTCGGGAGAGGCTG GTTCGGGCACAGGGCCACCAGCTGCCTGTGAAGGAGGCGACCCTGAAGCGGGCACGGCTGTACATCGACACGGCCATCGGCTCCCTGCCCAAGGACCTGCAGGCCGTCCTGTGCCCTCCCTAG
- the DENND6B gene encoding protein DENND6B isoform X20, whose amino-acid sequence MDLGAGAGAGPKPARGRLGAPSSGMRAPGTPWARFSAWLECVCVVTFDLELGQALELVYPSDFQLTDKEKSSICYLSFPDSHSGCLGDTQFSFRIRQCGGQRRPGHAGEKHGDSGAPASLQSLVLLSRLPFVRLFQALLGLVAPEFFDKLAPCLEAVCNEIDQWPAPAPGRTLSLPVMGVVLQVHIPSRADTPEPGPPEPSGHETLLPAPVVLPSVHELDLFRCFRPVLAHVQLLWELMLLGEPLLVLAPSPAVSSEMVLALTSCLQPLKFCCDYRPYFTIHDSEFKEFTTRTQAPPNVVLGVTNPFFIKTLQHWPHILRVGEPKTSGDLPKQVKLKKPSRLKTLDTKPGLYTAYTAHLHRDKALFRRLLKVPLGVGCSPWEGDPGLALWLSPGNSQGLQKKRPSDVQTAVLRRHLLELTQSFIIPLEHYMASLMPLQKGIVPWKTPPQIRPFRQDDFLHNLERSGPQLTCVLKGDWLGLYRWAAHRRGPGLPRPVGARTHLLAHGSPQPPPPCPDRRFFKSPHFDGWYRQRRREMAQKLEALHLEAICEANIELWMKDKSEVEVVDLILKLRERLVRAQGHQLPVKEATLKRARLYIDTAIGSLPKDLQAVLCPP is encoded by the exons ATGGACCTGGGGGCCGGGGCCGGCGCCGGGCCGAAGCCGGCTCGCGGCCGCCTCGGCGCGCCGTCGTCCGGGATGCGGGCCCCGGGGACGCCCTGGGCACGCTTCTCGGCCTGGCTGGAGTGCGTGTGCGTGGTCACCTTCGACCTGGAGCTGGGCCAGGCGCTGGAG CTGGTGTACCCCAGTGACTTCCAGCTCACGGACAAGGAG AAAAGCAGCATCTGCTACCTGTCCTTTCCCGACTCCCACTCAG GCTGCCTTGGGGACACGCAGTTCAGCTTTCGTATCCGTCAGTGTGGAGGGCAGAGGCGCCCCGGGCACGCGGGTGAGAAGCACGGCGACAGTGGGGCCCCTGCGTCACTTCAG TCGCTGGTGCTGCTGTCCCGCCTGCCCTTCGTCCGGCTGTTCCAGGCGCTGCTGGGCCTGGTGGCCCCCGAGTTCTTCGACAAGCTGGCGCCCTGCCTGGAAGCAG TCTGCAACGAGATTGACCAGTGGCCGGCCCCCGCACCGGGGCGGACCCTGAGCCTGCCCGTCATGGGAGTCGTCCTCCAG GTGCACATCCCATCGAGAGCGGACACGCCTGAGCCCGGGCCTCCGGAGCCCAGCGGCCACGAG ACCCTGCTGCCAGCCCCAGTGGTCCTCCCCAGTGTCCACGAGCTGGACCTGTTCAG gtgCTTCCGGCCCGTGCTGGCCCACGTGCAGCTGCTGTGGGAGCTGATGCTCCTCGGGGAGCCCCTGCTGGTCCTGGCGCCCTCGCCCGCCGTGTCCTCAGAAATGGTCCTGGCGCTGACCAG CTGCCTGCAGCCCCTCAAGTTCTGCTGCGATTACCGCCCCTACTTCACCATCCATGACAGCGAGTTCAAGGAGTTCACCACGCGCACACAGGCCCC accAAACGTGGTCCTGGGAGTCACAAACCCTTTCTTTATCAAAACACTTCAGCACTGGCCCCACATTCTCCGAGTTGGGGAGCCCAAGACATCAG gggaccttcccaagcaGGTCAAACTGAAAAAGCCCTCGAGGCTGAAGACCCTGGACACGAAGCCAG gcCTCTACACCGCATACACGGCCCACCTCCACCGAGACAAGGCCTTGTTCAGACGGCTGCTGAAGGTACcgctgggggtggggtgctccCCATGGGAGGGGGACCCAGGCCTGGCACTTTGGCTCAGCCCTGGCAACTCCCAGGGCCTGCAGAAGAAGCGGCCGTCGGATGTGCAGACGGCGGTGCTGAGGCGGCACCTCTTGGAGCTCACTCAGAGCTTCATCATCCCTCTG GAGCACTACATGGCCAGCCTCATGCCGCTGCAGAAGGGCATCGTGCCCTGGAAG ACTCCTCCCCAGATCCGCCCCTTCCGCCAGGATGACTTCCTGCACAACCTGGAGCGATCGGGGCCCCAGCTCACCTGTGTCCTCAAGGGCGACTGGCTGGGCCTTTACAGGTGGGCGGCGCATCGGCGGGGTCCAGGGCTCCCGCGGCCGGTGGGCGCGCGCACCCACCTGTTAGCCCACGGGAGCCCACAGCCGCCGCCCCCCTGCCCTGACAGGCGGTTTTTCAAGTCCCCCCATTTTGACGGGTGGTATCGGCAGCGGCGCAGGGAGATGGCCCAGAAGCTTGAGGCCCTTCACCTCGAGGCCATCTGTGAGGCG AACATCGAGCTCTGGATGAAGGACAAGTCCGAGGTGGAGGTCGTGGATCTGATCCTAAAACTTCGGGAGAGGCTG GTTCGGGCACAGGGCCACCAGCTGCCTGTGAAGGAGGCGACCCTGAAGCGGGCACGGCTGTACATCGACACGGCCATCGGCTCCCTGCCCAAGGACCTGCAGGCCGTCCTGTGCCCTCCCTAG
- the DENND6B gene encoding protein DENND6B isoform X22, whose product MDLGAGAGAGPKPARGRLGAPSSGMRAPGTPWARFSAWLECVCVVTFDLELGQALELVYPSDFQLTDKEKSSICYLSFPDSHSGCLGDTQFSFRIRQCGGQRRPGHAGEKHGDSGAPASLQSLVLLSRLPFVRLFQALLGLVAPEFFDKLAPCLEAVCNEIDQWPAPAPGRTLSLPVMGVVLQVHIPSRADTPEPGPPEPSGHETLLPAPVVLPSVHELDLFRCFRPVLAHVQLLWELMLLGEPLLVLAPSPAVSSEMVLALTSCLQPLKFCCDYRPYFTIHDSEFKEFTTRTQAPPNVVLGVTNPFFIKTLQHWPHILRVGEPKTSGDLPKQVKLKKPSRLKTLDTKPGLYTAYTAHLHRDKALFRRLLKGLQKKRPSDVQTAVLRRHLLELTQSFIIPLEHYMASLMPLQKGIVPWKTPPQIRPFRQDDFLHNLERSGPQLTCVLKGDWLGLYRWAAHRRGPGLPRPVGARTHLLAHGSPQPPPPCPDRRFFKSPHFDGWYRQRRREMAQKLEALHLEAICEANIELWMKDKSEVEVVDLILKLRERLVRAQGHQLPVKEATLKRARLYIDTAIGSLPKDLQAVLCPP is encoded by the exons ATGGACCTGGGGGCCGGGGCCGGCGCCGGGCCGAAGCCGGCTCGCGGCCGCCTCGGCGCGCCGTCGTCCGGGATGCGGGCCCCGGGGACGCCCTGGGCACGCTTCTCGGCCTGGCTGGAGTGCGTGTGCGTGGTCACCTTCGACCTGGAGCTGGGCCAGGCGCTGGAG CTGGTGTACCCCAGTGACTTCCAGCTCACGGACAAGGAG AAAAGCAGCATCTGCTACCTGTCCTTTCCCGACTCCCACTCAG GCTGCCTTGGGGACACGCAGTTCAGCTTTCGTATCCGTCAGTGTGGAGGGCAGAGGCGCCCCGGGCACGCGGGTGAGAAGCACGGCGACAGTGGGGCCCCTGCGTCACTTCAG TCGCTGGTGCTGCTGTCCCGCCTGCCCTTCGTCCGGCTGTTCCAGGCGCTGCTGGGCCTGGTGGCCCCCGAGTTCTTCGACAAGCTGGCGCCCTGCCTGGAAGCAG TCTGCAACGAGATTGACCAGTGGCCGGCCCCCGCACCGGGGCGGACCCTGAGCCTGCCCGTCATGGGAGTCGTCCTCCAG GTGCACATCCCATCGAGAGCGGACACGCCTGAGCCCGGGCCTCCGGAGCCCAGCGGCCACGAG ACCCTGCTGCCAGCCCCAGTGGTCCTCCCCAGTGTCCACGAGCTGGACCTGTTCAG gtgCTTCCGGCCCGTGCTGGCCCACGTGCAGCTGCTGTGGGAGCTGATGCTCCTCGGGGAGCCCCTGCTGGTCCTGGCGCCCTCGCCCGCCGTGTCCTCAGAAATGGTCCTGGCGCTGACCAG CTGCCTGCAGCCCCTCAAGTTCTGCTGCGATTACCGCCCCTACTTCACCATCCATGACAGCGAGTTCAAGGAGTTCACCACGCGCACACAGGCCCC accAAACGTGGTCCTGGGAGTCACAAACCCTTTCTTTATCAAAACACTTCAGCACTGGCCCCACATTCTCCGAGTTGGGGAGCCCAAGACATCAG gggaccttcccaagcaGGTCAAACTGAAAAAGCCCTCGAGGCTGAAGACCCTGGACACGAAGCCAG gcCTCTACACCGCATACACGGCCCACCTCCACCGAGACAAGGCCTTGTTCAGACGGCTGCTGAAG GGCCTGCAGAAGAAGCGGCCGTCGGATGTGCAGACGGCGGTGCTGAGGCGGCACCTCTTGGAGCTCACTCAGAGCTTCATCATCCCTCTG GAGCACTACATGGCCAGCCTCATGCCGCTGCAGAAGGGCATCGTGCCCTGGAAG ACTCCTCCCCAGATCCGCCCCTTCCGCCAGGATGACTTCCTGCACAACCTGGAGCGATCGGGGCCCCAGCTCACCTGTGTCCTCAAGGGCGACTGGCTGGGCCTTTACAGGTGGGCGGCGCATCGGCGGGGTCCAGGGCTCCCGCGGCCGGTGGGCGCGCGCACCCACCTGTTAGCCCACGGGAGCCCACAGCCGCCGCCCCCCTGCCCTGACAGGCGGTTTTTCAAGTCCCCCCATTTTGACGGGTGGTATCGGCAGCGGCGCAGGGAGATGGCCCAGAAGCTTGAGGCCCTTCACCTCGAGGCCATCTGTGAGGCG AACATCGAGCTCTGGATGAAGGACAAGTCCGAGGTGGAGGTCGTGGATCTGATCCTAAAACTTCGGGAGAGGCTG GTTCGGGCACAGGGCCACCAGCTGCCTGTGAAGGAGGCGACCCTGAAGCGGGCACGGCTGTACATCGACACGGCCATCGGCTCCCTGCCCAAGGACCTGCAGGCCGTCCTGTGCCCTCCCTAG
- the DENND6B gene encoding protein DENND6B isoform X14, producing the protein MDLGAGAGAGPKPARGRLGAPSSGMRAPGTPWARFSAWLECVCVVTFDLELGQALELVYPSDFQLTDKEKSSICYLSFPDSHSGCLGDTQFSFRIRQCGGQRRPGHAGEKHGDSGAPASLQSLVLLSRLPFVRLFQALLGLVAPEFFDKLAPCLEAVCNEIDQWPAPAPGRTLSLPVMGVVLQVHIPSRADTPEPGPPEPSGHETLLPAPVVLPSVHELDLFRCFRPVLAHVQLLWELMLLGEPLLVLAPSPAVSSEMVLALTSCLQPLKFCCDYRPYFTIHDSEFKEFTTRTQAPPNVVLGVTNPFFIKTLQHWPHILRVGEPKTSGDLPKQVKLKKPSRLKTLDTKPGPCSSSPPGTQRQALGAGRGGQWGWHSQRGCPHPQSRARGPLPSPGLYTAYTAHLHRDKALFRRLLKVPLGVGCSPWEGDPGLALWLSPGNSQGLQKKRPSDVQTAVLRRHLLELTQSFIIPLEHYMASLMPLQKGIVPWKTPPQIRPFRQDDFLHNLERSGPQLTCVLKGDWLGLYRWAAHRRGPGLPRPVGARTHLLAHGSPQPPPPCPDRRFFKSPHFDGWYRQRRREMAQKLEALHLEAICEANIELWMKDKSEVEVVDLILKLRERLVRAQGHQLPVKEATLKRARLYIDTAIGSLPKDLQAVLCPP; encoded by the exons ATGGACCTGGGGGCCGGGGCCGGCGCCGGGCCGAAGCCGGCTCGCGGCCGCCTCGGCGCGCCGTCGTCCGGGATGCGGGCCCCGGGGACGCCCTGGGCACGCTTCTCGGCCTGGCTGGAGTGCGTGTGCGTGGTCACCTTCGACCTGGAGCTGGGCCAGGCGCTGGAG CTGGTGTACCCCAGTGACTTCCAGCTCACGGACAAGGAG AAAAGCAGCATCTGCTACCTGTCCTTTCCCGACTCCCACTCAG GCTGCCTTGGGGACACGCAGTTCAGCTTTCGTATCCGTCAGTGTGGAGGGCAGAGGCGCCCCGGGCACGCGGGTGAGAAGCACGGCGACAGTGGGGCCCCTGCGTCACTTCAG TCGCTGGTGCTGCTGTCCCGCCTGCCCTTCGTCCGGCTGTTCCAGGCGCTGCTGGGCCTGGTGGCCCCCGAGTTCTTCGACAAGCTGGCGCCCTGCCTGGAAGCAG TCTGCAACGAGATTGACCAGTGGCCGGCCCCCGCACCGGGGCGGACCCTGAGCCTGCCCGTCATGGGAGTCGTCCTCCAG GTGCACATCCCATCGAGAGCGGACACGCCTGAGCCCGGGCCTCCGGAGCCCAGCGGCCACGAG ACCCTGCTGCCAGCCCCAGTGGTCCTCCCCAGTGTCCACGAGCTGGACCTGTTCAG gtgCTTCCGGCCCGTGCTGGCCCACGTGCAGCTGCTGTGGGAGCTGATGCTCCTCGGGGAGCCCCTGCTGGTCCTGGCGCCCTCGCCCGCCGTGTCCTCAGAAATGGTCCTGGCGCTGACCAG CTGCCTGCAGCCCCTCAAGTTCTGCTGCGATTACCGCCCCTACTTCACCATCCATGACAGCGAGTTCAAGGAGTTCACCACGCGCACACAGGCCCC accAAACGTGGTCCTGGGAGTCACAAACCCTTTCTTTATCAAAACACTTCAGCACTGGCCCCACATTCTCCGAGTTGGGGAGCCCAAGACATCAG gggaccttcccaagcaGGTCAAACTGAAAAAGCCCTCGAGGCTGAAGACCCTGGACACGAAGCCAGGTCCGtgttcctcttctcctcccgggACCCAGAGACAGGCCTTGGGGGCGGGCAGGGGCGGGCAGTGGGGCTGGCACAGCCAGAGGgggtgcccccacccccagagcagaGCACGtggccctctgccctccccaggcCTCTACACCGCATACACGGCCCACCTCCACCGAGACAAGGCCTTGTTCAGACGGCTGCTGAAGGTACcgctgggggtggggtgctccCCATGGGAGGGGGACCCAGGCCTGGCACTTTGGCTCAGCCCTGGCAACTCCCAGGGCCTGCAGAAGAAGCGGCCGTCGGATGTGCAGACGGCGGTGCTGAGGCGGCACCTCTTGGAGCTCACTCAGAGCTTCATCATCCCTCTG GAGCACTACATGGCCAGCCTCATGCCGCTGCAGAAGGGCATCGTGCCCTGGAAG ACTCCTCCCCAGATCCGCCCCTTCCGCCAGGATGACTTCCTGCACAACCTGGAGCGATCGGGGCCCCAGCTCACCTGTGTCCTCAAGGGCGACTGGCTGGGCCTTTACAGGTGGGCGGCGCATCGGCGGGGTCCAGGGCTCCCGCGGCCGGTGGGCGCGCGCACCCACCTGTTAGCCCACGGGAGCCCACAGCCGCCGCCCCCCTGCCCTGACAGGCGGTTTTTCAAGTCCCCCCATTTTGACGGGTGGTATCGGCAGCGGCGCAGGGAGATGGCCCAGAAGCTTGAGGCCCTTCACCTCGAGGCCATCTGTGAGGCG AACATCGAGCTCTGGATGAAGGACAAGTCCGAGGTGGAGGTCGTGGATCTGATCCTAAAACTTCGGGAGAGGCTG GTTCGGGCACAGGGCCACCAGCTGCCTGTGAAGGAGGCGACCCTGAAGCGGGCACGGCTGTACATCGACACGGCCATCGGCTCCCTGCCCAAGGACCTGCAGGCCGTCCTGTGCCCTCCCTAG